One stretch of Coleofasciculaceae cyanobacterium DNA includes these proteins:
- a CDS encoding GNAT family N-acetyltransferase, with amino-acid sequence MKSLLIKTVEYRDEIAAIKHIRTKVFQSEQGVSAELEFDGLDDAAVHLLAYLDDRAVGTARIRNIDDITAKIERLAVLPEARKRGIGKKLMASALETISAQNKSQVIVHAQEYIAQLYRQLGFEVIGARFTEAGIAHVKMLAQLS; translated from the coding sequence ATGAAATCATTACTAATTAAGACTGTCGAATACCGAGATGAAATAGCTGCAATTAAGCACATTAGAACCAAAGTATTTCAGTCAGAACAAGGAGTATCGGCAGAGTTGGAGTTTGATGGTTTGGATGATGCCGCAGTTCATTTGCTGGCATACCTCGATGATCGCGCGGTGGGTACAGCCAGAATTAGAAATATAGATGATATTACAGCAAAAATAGAAAGATTAGCCGTGTTGCCTGAAGCCAGAAAGCGAGGTATTGGCAAAAAATTGATGGCATCAGCCTTAGAAACTATTTCCGCTCAGAATAAATCTCAGGTAATAGTTCATGCTCAAGAATATATTGCACAGTTATATCGGCAGTTGGGGTTTGAAGTAATAGGAGCAAGATTTACCGAAGCAGGTATTGCTCATGTGAAAATGCTCGCGCAGCTATCTTGA